A single genomic interval of Lucilia cuprina isolate Lc7/37 chromosome 2, ASM2204524v1, whole genome shotgun sequence harbors:
- the LOC111675372 gene encoding suppressor protein SRP40 isoform X2, with product MPWIPTTDFEEEVVNLQPHHDFIYGMLSEPQYNSYPRPKTHTEYAANRKTDSKEHRKSTAKLNGKLHAIQQVQRMASTKTETIGMMRYCGMGVSVEQPLNQKVTMATYPVENKIKLVQNGRRKVALFFDDNVFKLKEKVSDTSSGFDSCNNSNSSQFKNNPNDSSVSEPETSCNTSFVSTTSSLNNIFSTAGDNSDSFSTASQVSNTSPTIQLKAKRLQQYHKLLEDTALLSLNSSISSEKHNADSFETAEDIPRWKPISDDDENVFDKPENWPVLNRNHCNKNSIYSKEIILNKTQSDSGDDVSSVTISSSSSSSSNKQAKRINFLQRFIKSEHENDDLNTSNTSSESAVTNPPDPSTYAAITKTSKQSTPKRKEKIYNSSNEIIDFQPFYTTRRMYALKRHVK from the exons ATGCCTTGGATACCCACAACCGACTTCGAAGAAGAAGTGGTTAACTTGCAACCACATCATGACTTCATATATGGAATGCTATCGGAACCACAATATAATAGTTATCCAAGACCTAAAACTCATACAGAATATGCGGCCAACAGAAAGACTGATAGTAAAGAACATAGAAAATCCACGGCGAAACTAAATGGAAAGTTGCATGCAATACAACAAGTACAACGTATGGCTAGCACTAAAACG GAAACAATTGGCATGATGCGTTACTGTGGAATGGGTGTAAGTGTTGAACAGCCACTGAATCAAAAAGTAACTATGGCAACATATCcggtagaaaataaaataaaacttgtacAGAATGGTCGTAGAAAAGTCGCTTTGTTCTTTGatgataatgtttttaaattaaaggaaaaagtATCGGATACTTCATCGGGTTTTGATAGTTGCAATAATAGCAACTCAAGccagtttaaaaataatcctAATGATTCTTCAGTTTCTGAACCAGAAACTAGTTGTAATACTTCATTTGTTAGCACAACTTcatctttaaataatatatttagtaCGGCAGGAGATAATAGTGATTCGTTTTCTACAGCTTCACAAGTTAGCAATACATCACCTACGATCCAGCTTAAGGCTAAACGTTTACAGCAATATCATAAATTACTAGAGGATACAGCTTTATTGTCATTGAATAGTTCAATTAGCAGTGAGAAACATAATGCTGATTCATTTGAAACAGCCGAAGATATACCACGTTGGAAACCAATATCAGATGatgatgaaaatgtttttgataaGCCAGAAAATTGGCCGGTTTTAAACAGAAAccattgtaataaaaattcgatttatagtaaagaaataatattaaataaaacccaAAGTGATTCAGGAGATGATGTTTCTAGTGTCACCATcagtagcagcagcagtagtagtagtaataaACAAGCTAAAAGAATCAATTTTTTACAACGTTTTATTAAATCAGAACATGAAAATGATGATTTAAATACGTCTAATACGTCTAGCGAATCTGCAGTAACTAATCCACCGGACCCTTCAACATATGCAGCTATTACCAAAACGTCAAAACAATCAACGCCAAAGCGTAAAGAGAAAATATATAACTCTTCCAATGAGATTATAGATTTTCAACCTTTTTACACAACACGACGAATGTATGCCCTAAAACGTCATGTTAAATAG
- the LOC111675372 gene encoding suppressor protein SRP40 isoform X1 gives MPWIPTTDFEEEVVNLQPHHDFIYGMLSEPQYNSYPRPKTHTEYAANRKTDSKEHRKSTAKLNGKLHAIQQVQRMASTKTVGEQPTIDDWDNNKKIEQETIGMMRYCGMGVSVEQPLNQKVTMATYPVENKIKLVQNGRRKVALFFDDNVFKLKEKVSDTSSGFDSCNNSNSSQFKNNPNDSSVSEPETSCNTSFVSTTSSLNNIFSTAGDNSDSFSTASQVSNTSPTIQLKAKRLQQYHKLLEDTALLSLNSSISSEKHNADSFETAEDIPRWKPISDDDENVFDKPENWPVLNRNHCNKNSIYSKEIILNKTQSDSGDDVSSVTISSSSSSSSNKQAKRINFLQRFIKSEHENDDLNTSNTSSESAVTNPPDPSTYAAITKTSKQSTPKRKEKIYNSSNEIIDFQPFYTTRRMYALKRHVK, from the coding sequence ATGCCTTGGATACCCACAACCGACTTCGAAGAAGAAGTGGTTAACTTGCAACCACATCATGACTTCATATATGGAATGCTATCGGAACCACAATATAATAGTTATCCAAGACCTAAAACTCATACAGAATATGCGGCCAACAGAAAGACTGATAGTAAAGAACATAGAAAATCCACGGCGAAACTAAATGGAAAGTTGCATGCAATACAACAAGTACAACGTATGGCTAGCACTAAAACGGTAGGTGAACAACCCACCATCGATGATTGggataataataagaaaattgaaCAGGAAACAATTGGCATGATGCGTTACTGTGGAATGGGTGTAAGTGTTGAACAGCCACTGAATCAAAAAGTAACTATGGCAACATATCcggtagaaaataaaataaaacttgtacAGAATGGTCGTAGAAAAGTCGCTTTGTTCTTTGatgataatgtttttaaattaaaggaaaaagtATCGGATACTTCATCGGGTTTTGATAGTTGCAATAATAGCAACTCAAGccagtttaaaaataatcctAATGATTCTTCAGTTTCTGAACCAGAAACTAGTTGTAATACTTCATTTGTTAGCACAACTTcatctttaaataatatatttagtaCGGCAGGAGATAATAGTGATTCGTTTTCTACAGCTTCACAAGTTAGCAATACATCACCTACGATCCAGCTTAAGGCTAAACGTTTACAGCAATATCATAAATTACTAGAGGATACAGCTTTATTGTCATTGAATAGTTCAATTAGCAGTGAGAAACATAATGCTGATTCATTTGAAACAGCCGAAGATATACCACGTTGGAAACCAATATCAGATGatgatgaaaatgtttttgataaGCCAGAAAATTGGCCGGTTTTAAACAGAAAccattgtaataaaaattcgatttatagtaaagaaataatattaaataaaacccaAAGTGATTCAGGAGATGATGTTTCTAGTGTCACCATcagtagcagcagcagtagtagtagtaataaACAAGCTAAAAGAATCAATTTTTTACAACGTTTTATTAAATCAGAACATGAAAATGATGATTTAAATACGTCTAATACGTCTAGCGAATCTGCAGTAACTAATCCACCGGACCCTTCAACATATGCAGCTATTACCAAAACGTCAAAACAATCAACGCCAAAGCGTAAAGAGAAAATATATAACTCTTCCAATGAGATTATAGATTTTCAACCTTTTTACACAACACGACGAATGTATGCCCTAAAACGTCATGTTAAATAG